Proteins encoded by one window of Halomonas sp. SH5A2:
- a CDS encoding ATP-binding protein: MDAELSQRLTRLLDRLDHWLPPAAEPVNWQTEVAALWQRHPLGGRLVAVPPRDALTLDDLLGIERQKQALVDNTRAFLKGLPANHALLWGARGSGKSSVVRALLNSLAGEGLRLVQIDRHDLSSLPVLVEQLRHQPQRFVVYCDDLSFEGNDDAYKALKSVLDGALTGPPENVLLYATSNRRHLLPESMDDNSGSQLVGEELHHGDAVEEKISLSDRFGLWLSFHPFNQATYLDVCAHWVARVSGENVSWDDEARAEALRFATLRGGRSGRTAWQFAAHWVGRKGLHDKA; this comes from the coding sequence ATGGATGCCGAATTAAGCCAGCGTTTAACCCGCTTACTCGATCGACTGGACCATTGGTTACCCCCCGCGGCCGAACCGGTTAATTGGCAGACGGAAGTGGCTGCACTGTGGCAGCGTCATCCGCTGGGCGGGCGTCTGGTGGCGGTGCCGCCAAGGGATGCATTAACGCTGGACGACCTGTTGGGCATTGAACGGCAAAAGCAGGCGCTGGTGGATAATACCCGGGCGTTTTTAAAGGGGTTGCCCGCCAACCACGCGCTATTGTGGGGAGCGCGAGGCAGCGGCAAATCGTCGGTGGTGCGCGCGTTGCTAAACTCACTGGCAGGGGAAGGTTTACGCCTGGTGCAGATTGACCGCCATGACCTCTCAAGCTTGCCGGTACTGGTCGAACAGCTGCGTCATCAGCCACAACGCTTCGTCGTGTACTGCGACGACCTCTCTTTTGAGGGCAACGACGATGCCTACAAGGCGCTCAAGAGCGTCCTCGATGGAGCGCTCACCGGGCCACCGGAAAACGTATTGCTGTATGCCACCTCGAACCGTCGTCATTTGCTGCCCGAATCGATGGATGACAACAGCGGCTCGCAACTGGTAGGTGAGGAATTGCATCATGGCGATGCGGTGGAGGAGAAAATCTCGCTGTCGGACCGATTCGGACTATGGCTGAGCTTTCATCCCTTCAACCAGGCAACCTACCTGGACGTGTGCGCCCATTGGGTCGCGCGGGTGAGCGGCGAGAACGTCAGTTGGGATGATGAGGCGCGTGCCGAAGCGCTGCGCTTTGCAACTCTGCGCGGCGGGCGCAGCGGCCGCACCGCCTGGCAGTTTGCGGCCCACTGGGTAGGCCGCAAGGGTTTGCACGACAAGGCTTAG
- a CDS encoding M48 family metallopeptidase, with protein MRWFRPLAIMALCVSVAACSTSPTGRSQLLLLSDDELNNMGSQAFNQYQQELPSAGPASQRYAQCIADAIVAVLPQEQQRLDWQIRVFEAEEPNAFALPGGYMGLHTGMLDIATNQDQVASVVAHEIGHVLAKHSNERASTQSATQLGLSVISSASGLEGAGGEQLMGVLGMGAQYGIMLPFSRRHESEADTIGLNLMARAGFDPRESVSLWQNMQQASGGGAPPAWMSTHPSQGQRIEGLQAGMSNAMATFEQARNSGRTPNCPRP; from the coding sequence ATGCGCTGGTTTCGCCCTCTCGCCATTATGGCCCTATGCGTTTCTGTTGCGGCCTGTTCGACATCGCCTACCGGGCGCTCGCAGCTACTGTTGCTATCCGACGACGAACTCAACAACATGGGTAGCCAAGCCTTCAACCAGTATCAGCAGGAATTGCCCAGTGCCGGTCCGGCGAGCCAGCGCTACGCTCAATGCATTGCCGATGCCATCGTCGCGGTACTCCCCCAGGAGCAGCAACGCCTGGACTGGCAAATCCGCGTCTTCGAGGCTGAAGAGCCCAACGCCTTTGCGCTGCCTGGGGGCTATATGGGCTTACACACCGGCATGCTGGATATCGCCACCAACCAGGACCAGGTGGCATCGGTGGTCGCCCACGAAATCGGCCACGTGCTCGCCAAGCACTCCAATGAGCGCGCATCAACGCAAAGCGCTACCCAGTTGGGGCTTTCCGTCATTTCCAGCGCTTCCGGCCTTGAAGGCGCAGGCGGTGAGCAACTGATGGGCGTCCTTGGCATGGGGGCGCAATACGGCATCATGCTGCCCTTCTCGCGCCGCCATGAAAGCGAAGCGGATACCATTGGTCTGAACCTGATGGCCCGGGCCGGGTTTGACCCCCGCGAGAGTGTCTCGCTGTGGCAAAACATGCAGCAGGCGTCTGGCGGCGGCGCACCGCCGGCCTGGATGTCGACCCACCCAAGCCAAGGCCAGCGTATTGAAGGGCTGCAAGCCGGCATGAGCAATGCCATGGCCACCTTTGAACAAGCACGCAACAGCGGCCGCACGCCCAACTGCCCACGCCCGTAA
- the der gene encoding ribosome biogenesis GTPase Der, producing MTPVIALVGRPNVGKSTLFNRLTRSRDALVADFPGLTRDRKYGNGMLGNKAYTVIDTGGISGDEQGIDAAMAEQSLAAIDEADIVLFMVDARAGLNMADEAIANHLRVNQKKTWLVVNKTDGLEEHSAMGDFWSLGLGDPWPIAAAHGRNVSTLMDTVLEPFPERDADIPADTGTKGIRIGVIGRPNVGKSTLVNRLLGEERVVVFDEAGTTRDAIEIPFERRGKPYVLVDTAGVRRRKNVSEVAEKFSIIKTLDAIKECHVAVMVLDARSGLVEQDLHLLDYVLTSGRALVLAVNKWDGLESEAKDKMRNEIKRRLGFADYAEMHFISALHGTAVGDLYPSIERAFNAANAHWSTNRLTTLLQDAVSQHPPPMIHGRRIKLRMAHQGGSNPPIIVVHGNQTDSLPDAYRRYLTNTFRKVLKVRGTPMRFEFRSGDNPFDHMAGASDKEKAKKRELNRTKEARKSRR from the coding sequence ATGACACCTGTGATTGCGCTAGTTGGCCGCCCTAACGTGGGCAAGTCGACGCTGTTTAACCGCCTTACCCGCTCGCGGGATGCGTTGGTCGCCGACTTTCCTGGCCTGACCCGCGATCGCAAGTATGGCAACGGTATGCTGGGCAATAAAGCCTATACCGTGATCGACACCGGCGGCATCAGCGGCGACGAACAAGGCATCGATGCGGCCATGGCGGAGCAATCGCTGGCCGCCATCGACGAAGCGGATATCGTACTGTTCATGGTCGATGCGCGGGCCGGGCTGAACATGGCCGACGAGGCCATTGCCAACCACCTGCGGGTCAACCAGAAGAAAACCTGGCTGGTGGTCAACAAGACCGATGGGTTGGAAGAACACTCGGCCATGGGCGATTTCTGGTCGCTCGGCCTGGGTGACCCATGGCCGATTGCGGCGGCGCACGGTCGCAACGTCTCGACCCTGATGGATACGGTGCTTGAGCCCTTCCCCGAACGCGATGCCGACATACCCGCCGACACCGGCACCAAGGGCATTCGTATCGGCGTGATCGGGCGGCCCAATGTGGGCAAATCGACACTGGTCAACCGCCTGCTGGGCGAAGAACGCGTTGTCGTCTTCGATGAAGCCGGCACCACGCGTGACGCCATCGAGATCCCTTTCGAGCGCCGCGGCAAGCCCTATGTGCTGGTCGATACCGCCGGTGTCCGGCGACGCAAGAACGTCAGTGAGGTGGCCGAAAAGTTTTCCATCATCAAGACCCTCGACGCCATTAAAGAATGCCATGTCGCGGTGATGGTGCTGGATGCGCGCAGTGGACTGGTCGAACAGGACCTGCATCTGCTCGATTACGTTCTCACCTCGGGCCGTGCACTGGTGCTGGCAGTCAACAAATGGGACGGCCTGGAAAGCGAAGCCAAGGATAAGATGCGCAACGAAATCAAGCGCCGTCTGGGCTTTGCCGACTACGCCGAGATGCACTTTATCTCGGCGCTGCACGGGACGGCGGTAGGCGATCTTTATCCCTCGATCGAGCGCGCCTTCAACGCCGCCAACGCCCACTGGTCCACCAACCGGCTGACCACGCTGCTTCAGGATGCTGTCAGCCAGCACCCGCCACCGATGATTCACGGGCGGCGCATCAAGCTGCGTATGGCCCACCAGGGCGGCAGCAACCCGCCGATTATCGTCGTCCACGGCAACCAGACCGATTCACTGCCCGATGCCTACCGCCGCTACCTGACCAACACCTTCCGCAAGGTGTTGAAAGTACGCGGCACGCCCATGCGCTTCGAGTTTCGCTCCGGCGACAATCCCTTCGATCACATGGCAGGCGCCAGCGACAAGGAAAAGGCCAAAAAGCGCGAACTCAACCGGACCAAAGAGGCACGTAAAAGCCGCCGTTGA
- the aroE gene encoding shikimate dehydrogenase has translation MTDRYAVFGNPIGHSKSPMIHADFADQTGQDIDYSALEPPIGELAAAWQAFCTEGGRGANVTVPFKADAFALCDTLSHRARRAGAVNTLILGGNGRTYGDTTDGVGLVRDLAYHRVALAGKRVLIVGAGGAVRGILEPLLAEQPSEIVVVNRTVEKARQLAEDFADLGPIKGGGFDSLDGKFDVVINGTSASLSGDLPPLPDDLFANGAWAYDMMYGAEPTVFLKWAGPRGAKLLDGLGMLVEQAAESFYLWRNQRPDTVPVRARLRQSLNYV, from the coding sequence ATGACCGATCGTTACGCTGTCTTTGGCAACCCCATTGGCCACTCCAAATCGCCCATGATTCACGCTGACTTTGCTGATCAAACGGGGCAGGACATCGACTATAGCGCCTTAGAGCCGCCGATAGGCGAGTTGGCGGCGGCGTGGCAGGCGTTTTGCACCGAGGGCGGGCGAGGTGCCAATGTGACCGTGCCGTTCAAAGCGGATGCCTTCGCGCTGTGCGATACGCTGAGCCATCGTGCCCGCCGGGCGGGGGCGGTGAATACGCTGATTCTGGGCGGTAATGGGCGCACCTACGGGGATACCACCGATGGCGTTGGCCTGGTACGCGATCTGGCTTATCACCGTGTGGCGCTAGCGGGAAAGCGTGTCTTGATAGTCGGTGCAGGGGGGGCCGTGCGCGGTATCCTGGAGCCCTTGCTTGCCGAGCAACCCAGTGAAATTGTCGTGGTCAATCGCACGGTGGAAAAAGCCCGGCAGCTGGCCGAGGATTTTGCCGACTTGGGGCCGATCAAGGGTGGTGGTTTCGACAGCCTGGACGGTAAATTTGACGTGGTCATCAATGGTACCAGTGCCAGCCTCTCGGGCGACTTGCCACCGCTGCCCGATGACCTGTTTGCCAACGGCGCCTGGGCCTACGACATGATGTACGGTGCCGAGCCGACGGTGTTTCTAAAGTGGGCCGGGCCGCGCGGGGCGAAGCTGCTGGACGGACTGGGCATGCTGGTCGAGCAGGCGGCAGAGTCGTTTTATCTGTGGCGCAACCAGCGCCCTGATACGGTGCCGGTGCGGGCGCGGCTGCGTCAGTCGCTGAACTATGTTTAA